One segment of Engraulis encrasicolus isolate BLACKSEA-1 chromosome 7, IST_EnEncr_1.0, whole genome shotgun sequence DNA contains the following:
- the LOC134451859 gene encoding 15-hydroxyprostaglandin dehydrogenase [NAD(+)]-like translates to MKCFEKLVREHILCFIPPTFDPHQFAYRENRATEDAVATALHAALYHLEQQGSYARLLFIDFSSAFNTILPSRLVDKLSSIGIPHSTCLWIKDFLTGRTQRVRIGHNTSMDLNLSTGSPQGYAFQKTVEKFGGIDIVCNNAGILNEGNWEKSVAINLNGVIRGTYLALNHMKKENGGRGGVIINIASLAGLGPFRTCPVYTATKHGVVGFSRAIAMASAAAGYGVRINMICPSFARTALLDALTSEERCGEYYKLQKINHKLLEAFGVLEVSDVVKAFESLVLDESQNGAAVSVQPEGFGYVNFPTVEDLKKNNNH, encoded by the exons atgaagtgctttgagaagctGGTACGAGAGCACATCCTGTGCTTCATCCCCCCCACTTTTGACCCACACCAGTTTGCATACAGGGAAAATAGGGCCACTGAGGATGCAGTAgccacagctctccatgctgcatTGTACCATCTGGAGCAGCAGGGGAGTTATGCTCGTCTCCTTTTCATCGACTTCAGCTCTGCCTTTAATACCATCCTCCCTAGCAGACTGGTGGACAAACTATCAAGCATTGGCATACCACACTCCACCTgcctttggattaaagacttTTTAACAGGCCGCACCCAGCGAGTGCGCATAGGTCATAACACCTCCATGGACCTCAACCTCAGCACTGGctcgccgcagggat ATGCCTTTCAGAAGACTGTGGAGAAGTTTGGTGGGATTGACATCGTCTGCAATAATGCAGGCATCCTCAACGAAGGGAACTGGGAGAAAAGTGTTGCCATCAACCTG aacggtGTGATCAGAGGGACCTACCTGGCCCTGAACCACATGAAGAAGGAAAATGGAGGCAGAGGGGGAGTCATCATCAACATCGCCTCACTGGCAg gtctTGGTCCATTCCGTACATGTCCTGTCTACACAGCTACTAAACATGGAGTGGTGGGCTTCAGCAGAGCCATAGCG atggctTCAGCTGCAGCTGGATATGGGGTGAGGATAAACATGATCTGTCCCAGTTTTGCACGGACGGCCTTGCTGGATGCTCTAACATCCGAGGAGCGGTGTGGAGAATACTACAAACTGCAGAAGATCAACCACAAGCTCCTGGAGGCTTTTGGCGTTTTGGA ggtgtCAGATGTGGTGAAGGCGTTTGAGAGCCTGGTTCTGGATGAGAGTCAGAATGGAGCGGCGGTCTCAGTCCAACCAGAGGGCTTTGGCTATGTCAATTTTCCAACTGTGGAAGATCTGAAGAAGAACAACAATCATTGA